A window of the Methylomagnum ishizawai genome harbors these coding sequences:
- a CDS encoding DNRLRE domain-containing protein, whose protein sequence is MTKPTQTLLCAALAMAVLAPLAARAVEIPVRSDSYTDSANPTVNYGSATILPANGTGKTVLFKFKSMAAFLPAGTTSSGIAKAMLHVWVRGSTNNSARFIVKRANADWTEGTLTANTGLTDAALPAPFTDSTAINNLPQWVSVDVSDLVKYWVDNPGDPGRSIMLTTTAGEVSLDSKENTDTSHAAFIDVTLVGPAGPQGPTGATGATGATGSTGATGPTGATGPTGPAGPGVPVGGSAGQVLAKIDGTDYNTQWTTPSSGGSNATSLQGTAVSSTAPTNGQVLTYDSGGSNWKPMNIPQQFNFIINSGNSTTMSAHYITIIGGTQAQSSNEQDGFRMLSAPCSKVSMNVISNTVVSSNTYTIKLRKATNTGSSYTYSDVMTCANNFGGGSVRSCSTSSNTSFAAGDGLGILVTGGTQAHNTGGGVAVYMTVTCQ, encoded by the coding sequence GGGCGGTGGAAATCCCCGTCCGCTCCGACAGCTATACCGACAGCGCCAATCCCACGGTGAACTACGGGTCCGCCACCATCCTCCCGGCCAACGGCACCGGCAAGACCGTGCTGTTCAAGTTCAAGTCCATGGCCGCCTTCCTCCCGGCCGGTACCACCAGTTCGGGCATCGCCAAGGCCATGCTGCACGTCTGGGTGCGGGGGTCCACCAACAACAGCGCCCGCTTCATCGTGAAAAGGGCCAACGCCGACTGGACGGAGGGCACCCTCACCGCCAACACCGGCCTGACGGACGCCGCGCTCCCCGCGCCGTTCACGGATTCCACCGCCATCAACAACCTGCCGCAGTGGGTCAGCGTGGATGTTTCCGACCTGGTCAAGTACTGGGTGGACAACCCCGGCGATCCGGGCCGTTCGATCATGCTGACCACGACGGCGGGGGAGGTGTCCCTCGACAGCAAGGAGAACACCGACACCAGCCATGCGGCCTTCATCGATGTCACCCTGGTCGGCCCGGCCGGGCCCCAGGGTCCGACCGGAGCCACCGGGGCCACGGGCGCGACCGGCTCGACGGGAGCCACCGGCCCGACCGGAGCCACGGGTCCGACCGGCCCGGCGGGTCCGGGCGTCCCCGTCGGCGGCAGCGCCGGGCAGGTCTTGGCGAAGATCGACGGCACCGACTACAACACCCAGTGGACGACGCCCTCCAGCGGCGGTTCCAACGCCACCAGCCTCCAGGGCACCGCCGTGTCGTCCACGGCGCCGACCAATGGCCAGGTGCTGACCTACGACAGCGGCGGTTCGAATTGGAAACCCATGAATATCCCGCAGCAATTCAATTTCATTATCAATAGTGGCAATAGCACCACCATGAGCGCCCATTACATCACGATCATCGGGGGCACGCAGGCGCAATCCAGCAACGAGCAAGACGGTTTCAGGATGCTGAGCGCCCCGTGTAGCAAGGTTTCCATGAATGTCATCTCCAATACCGTGGTCAGCTCCAATACCTATACCATCAAATTGCGGAAGGCCACCAATACGGGAAGCTCGTATACCTATAGCGATGTCATGACCTGCGCCAATAACTTCGGAGGCGGCTCCGTCCGGTCTTGCAGCACTTCCAGCAATACCTCGTTCGCCGCGGGGGATGGCCTGGGTATACTCGTGACCGGGGGTACCCAAGCACATAATACGGGCGGCGGCGTGGCGGTATATATGACCGTGACCTGCCAATAG